The Clostridia bacterium DNA window TTCCATTCCCAAACTTTTTCCAAAAACTTTTCTCTACCCAAATCTTCTTTACTTAAACCCCGGACAGCCAAATTTTCCTCTACCTTAGCTTGAGTAGCAATACCAGCATGATCGGTTCCCGGCAGCCACAATGTCGCTTTACCCCTCATTCTTTGCCAACGTGTTAAAATATCCTGAAGTGTATTATCCAAAGCATGCCCCAAATGTAAGGAACCGGTCACATTAGGTGGAGGCATTACAATCGAAAAGGTTTCCACCTCCCCCCTTGC harbors:
- a CDS encoding class I tRNA ligase family protein, with amino-acid sequence MPKQLPTTYDPHGVEEKWYQVWESKGYFKAPLGEDLPEKKARGEVETFSIVMPPPNVTGSLHLGHALDNTLQDILTRWQRMRGKATLWLPGTDHAGIATQAKVEENLAVRGLSKEDLGREKFLEKVWEW